Proteins encoded together in one Helicobacter pylori window:
- a CDS encoding pantetheine-phosphate adenylyltransferase — MQKIGIYPGTFDPVTNGHIDIIHRSSELFEKLIVAVAHSSAKNPMFSLKERLKMMQLATKSFKNVECVAFEGLLANLAKEYHCKVLVRGLRVVSDFEYELQMGYANKSLNHELETLYFMPTLQNAFISSSIVRSIIAHKGDASHLVPKEIYPLISKV; from the coding sequence ATGCAAAAAATCGGCATTTACCCGGGCACTTTTGATCCGGTCACTAACGGGCATATAGACATTATCCACCGCTCTAGCGAATTGTTTGAAAAGCTCATTGTCGCTGTGGCGCATTCAAGCGCTAAAAACCCCATGTTCAGTTTAAAAGAGCGCTTAAAAATGATGCAACTCGCCACTAAAAGTTTTAAAAATGTAGAATGCGTGGCGTTTGAAGGGCTATTAGCCAATCTGGCTAAAGAATACCATTGTAAGGTGTTAGTTAGGGGCTTAAGGGTGGTGAGCGATTTTGAATACGAATTGCAAATGGGCTATGCGAACAAATCCTTAAACCACGAATTAGAGACCTTGTATTTCATGCCCACTTTACAAAACGCTTTCATCAGCTCTTCTATCGTGCGATCCATTATCGCGCATAAGGGCGATGCGAGCCATTTAGTGCCTAAAGAAATTTATCCTTTGATTTCAAAGGTTTAA
- a CDS encoding dTMP kinase, with the protein MYVALEGVDGAGKSTQVELLKTRFKNALFTKEPGGTKMGESLRRIALNENISELARAFLFLSDRAEHAESVIKPALKEKRLIISDRSLISGMAYSEFSSLELNLLATQSVLPEKIILLVIDKEGLKQRLSLKSLDKIENQGIEKLLTIQQKLKTHAYALREKFGCEVLELNAKESVKNLHEKIAAFIKCVV; encoded by the coding sequence ATGTATGTGGCGTTAGAAGGCGTTGATGGCGCGGGCAAAAGCACTCAAGTAGAACTATTAAAAACCAGGTTTAAAAACGCCCTTTTTACCAAAGAGCCAGGGGGGACAAAAATGGGCGAGAGTTTAAGGCGTATCGCTTTGAATGAAAATATCAGCGAATTAGCCCGAGCGTTTTTGTTTTTAAGCGATAGGGCTGAGCATGCAGAAAGCGTGATAAAACCGGCATTGAAAGAAAAAAGACTCATCATTAGCGACAGGAGTTTGATTTCTGGCATGGCTTATAGCGAATTTTCAAGCTTAGAATTAAACCTACTTGCCACTCAAAGCGTCTTGCCTGAAAAAATCATTCTTTTAGTGATAGACAAAGAGGGCTTAAAACAGCGCTTAAGCCTTAAAAGTTTAGACAAAATAGAAAACCAAGGCATAGAAAAATTACTCACCATCCAGCAAAAGCTCAAAACTCACGCTTACGCGTTAAGAGAAAAATTCGGGTGCGAAGTTTTGGAACTGAACGCCAAAGAAAGCGTTAAAAACTTACACGAAAAAATCGCCGCCTTTATAAAATGCGTTGTTTAA